A window from Peromyscus eremicus chromosome 5, PerEre_H2_v1, whole genome shotgun sequence encodes these proteins:
- the Vps9d1 gene encoding VPS9 domain-containing protein 1 has product MAAAAGDGAAKPLQSAMKLANRAIELDTGNRPREAYMEYLRSIHYISQALLEDVEHTTEAGETVPPETSKMLKLAEQCLERAQSTATKLGKICLKPAVPVAPPIPLPTSRHRRVCSDEGGKLSPFLPPEIFQKLQVVESQNSKKELTPLEKASLQNQKLRATYEARMARLDPSQAMQKTSLTLSLQRQMMENLVIAKAREETLQRKMEERRLRLQEAANRRFCSQVALTPEEREQRALYAAILEYEQDHDWPKHWRAKLKRSPGDLSVVTSLVSHLLSLPDHPISQLLKKLQCAVYSALYPVVSRAAISAVPAPGCCSLPPEANGLLAPGSRRLRSSQSLYCMLSPSEPSAAPRSLDGPPSTPSIPTLHSGPLDREADSSLAGPSSPLVEASSHLPDKDSSFEDLEQFVALSEPQTPGAKREPSLECLKSTVKDIHNAIDRLLSLTLLAFESLNTATSKDRCLACIEEPFFSPLWPLLLALYRSVHRTQEAAVSRSMELYRNAPPTALGIPAKLLPRVPEAQASTYPYCTAAQELGLLVLESCPQKKLECIVRTLRVICICAEDYCRAHEARPEAGSQPPAAAIGADDLLPILSFVVLRSGLPQLVSECAALEEFIHEGYLIGEEGYCLTSLQSALSYVELLSQGRLDK; this is encoded by the exons ATGGCCGCTGCGGCCGGGGACGGCGCGGCGAAGCCACTGCAAAGCGCCATGAAACTGGCCAACAGGGCCATCGAGCTAGACACCGGCAACCGGCCCCGG GAGGCATACATGGAATACCTGAGGAGCATTCACTACATCTCCCAGGCGTTACTGGAAGATGTGGAACACACTACAG AAGCTGGGGAAACTGTACCCCCTGAGACCTCAAAGATGCTGAAGCTGGCTGAACAGTGTCTGGAACGGGCCCAGTCTACAGCTACCAAACTTG GGAAAATATGCCTGAAGCCCGctgtacctgtggctcctcccatccCCTTGCCCACCAGCCGTCACCGCCGAGTGTGTTCGGACGAAGGAGGGAAACTCTCCCCTTTCCTGCCTCCTGAGATCTTCCAGAAGCTGCAGGTGGTGGAATCACAAAACTCTAAGAA AGAGCTAACACCACTGGAGAAGGCCTCCTTACAGAACCAGAAGCTGAGGGCCACATATGAGGCCCGGATGGCTCGTCTGGACCCCAGCCAGGCCATGCAGAAGACATCACTG aCGCTGTCTCTACAGCGGCAGATGATGGAGAATCTGGTGATCGCCAAAGCAAGAGAAGAGACG CTCCAGAGGAAGATGGAGGAGCGCCGCCTGCGCCTTCAGGAGGCCGCCAACAG GAGGTTCTGCAGTCAAGTTGCTCTGACCCCAGAGGAGCGGGAGCAGCGGGCCCTCTATGCTGCCATCCTGGAGTATGAGCAAGACCAT GACTGGCCAAAGCACTGGAGAGCCAAGCTGAAGCGGAGCCCAGGGGACCTGTCAGTagtgaccagcctggtctcccacTTGCTCAG CCTCCCCGATCACCCGATCTCCCAGCTCCTGAAGAAGCTGCAGTGTGCAGTCTACAGTGCTCTGTACCCTGTTGTGAGCCGGGCTGCCATCAGTGCTGTGCCTGCACCAGGCTGCTGCTCCCTGCCCCCAGAAGCCAATGGCCTCCTGGCTCCTGGGAGCCGGCGACTCCGATCCTCCCAGAGCCTCTACTGCATGCTCTCCCCTTCAGAACCCAGTGCAGCCCCACGATCTCTGGATGGACCTCCTTCCACACCTTCTATTCCCACACTTCACTCAGGCCCCCtggacagagaggcagacagcaGCCTGGCAGGGCCTTCCTCACCCCTGGTCGAGGCTTCATCCCACTTGCCAGACAAGGACAGCTCCTTTGAGGACCTGGAACAGTTTGTGGCTCTGTCTGAGCCACAGACCCCAGGAGCAAAGAGGGAGCCCTCGCTGGAATGTCTGAAGAGCACAGTGAAGGACATTCACAATGCCATCG ATAGACTGCTCTCGCTGACTCTTTTGGCCTTCGAAAGCCTGAATACAGCCACCTCCAAAGACCGCTGTCTGGCTTGCATTGAGGAGCCGTTCTTCTCCCCGCTGTGGCCCCTGCTGCTAGCCCTTTACAG GAGTGTGCACCGTACCCAGGAGGCTGCTGTGAGCAGGAGCATGGAGCTGTACAGGAATGCACCCCCTACAGCCCTTGGCATCCCTGCCAAGCTCCTTCCACGTGTCCCTGAGGCTCAAGCCTCCACCTACCCCTACTGCACTGCGGCCCAGGAACTGGGGCTGCTGGTCTTGGAGAGCTGCCCCCAGAAGAAGCTGGAGTGCATAG TGCGAACCCTTCGGGTCATCTGCATCTGTGCAGAAGACTACTGCCGTGCCCACGAGGCCAGGCCTGAGGCTGGATCCCAGCCGCCTGCTGCCGCCAT TGGTGCTGATGACCTGCTGCCCATCCTGTCCTTCGTGGTGCTGAGGAGTGGCCTCCCCCAACTGGTGTCAGAGTGTGCAGCCCTGGAGGAATTCATTCATGAAGG GTATTTAATTGGAGAAGAAGGGTACTGCCTGACATCACTGCAGAGTGCCCTGAGCTATGTGGAACTTCTGTCCCAGGGACGGCTGGACAAGTAG